The proteins below come from a single Rosa rugosa chromosome 2, drRosRugo1.1, whole genome shotgun sequence genomic window:
- the LOC133730221 gene encoding uncharacterized protein LOC133730221: MVGDEEKAVVEKPLEQQTSKNAAPWENSNHPLFLHHSDQPGAMLVAQALVEDNYTTWEQSMLMALTIKNKKGFVDGTLAKPTHNPSEQLQWERCNTLVKTWLLGAMSKDISNSVIHYKDARSMWLELNERFSQVNTVALFQIESAIHGCEQGGTSVTSFFTKLKALWDEKDSLCSFPSCSCDAALEVKSFMET, from the coding sequence ATGGTTGGAGACGAAGAGAAGGCTGTCGTTGAAAAACCTCTCGAACAACAGACTTCCAAGAATGCTGCTCCATGGGAGAATTCCAATCACCCGCTATTTCTCCACCATTCAGACCAGCCAGGCGCCATGCTCGTTGCGCAGGCCTTGGTGGAAGATAACTATACTACATGGGAACAATCGATGCTTATGGCACTAACCATCAAGAATAAGAAGGGTTTCGTCGATGGAACTCTGGCGAAACCAACTCATAATCCTTCCGAGCAACTTCAGTGGGAGAGATGCAATACTCTGGTGAAAACGTGGCTGCTAGGAGCCATGTCGAAAGACATATCCAACAGTGTGATACACTATAAAGATGCACGAAGCATGTGGCTGGAATTGAATGAGAGGTTCTCCCAGGTGAACACAGTTGCACTATTTCAAATTGAGAGTGCTATTCATGGTTGTGAACAAGGAGGTACATCTGTTACTTCATTCTTCACCAAACTGAAGGCATTATGGGATGAGAAGGACTCTCTCTGCTCTTTTCCTTCTTGCAGTTGTGATGCTGCTCTAGAGGTCAAGTCCTTCATGGAAACTTAG